The Candidatus Omnitrophota bacterium DNA window TATTCGGTGATCGGGGACAACTCCCGCATCGGCGACAATTGCGTCATTGGATCGGGATGCTCTATCGGCAGGGAGGTCACTGTCGGAGAACTTTCGCATATATACCCCAACGTGGTCATATATGACCAGACGGTCATGGGCAGGAAGGTCATCGTGCACTCAGGGTCCGTCATAGGCTCTGACGGGTTCGGCTATGTTCCCAAGGACGGAAAGATCTACAAGGTCCCCCAGATGGGTAACGTTATTATTGAGGATAACGTTGAGATAGGGGCGAATACCTGTATAGACAGGGGCACCTTTACTACCACCGTCGTGGGTGATTCCACCAAGATAGACAATCTTGTCCAAGTGGCACATAATACCAGGATAGCCAGGAATGTTCTCATAGCCGGCCAGTGCGGCATAGCCGGAAGCTGTGAAATAGGTGAGGGCACCATGATGGGCGGTAACGCGGGAATAGCCGACCACAGTAAAGTAGGCAGCAATGTCAAGATAGGTGCCAAAACAGGCGTTACCGGCCGGGTGGCTGACGGAAAGACCGTTTTCGGTTATCCTCACAGGGAGGCCGAAGACGCCAGGAAGTTGTACGGGCTTATGTCGCTCTTTTTAAGGCACATGAAAAAGTTCAAGAGGTTCATAAGGAGCCTTCCTGAGCAATGACGGGTGAAGCATGATAGTACTGACAGGCGGAGCGGGGTTCATAGGAAGCTGTTTTCTGCGTAAGCTAAATGATGAGGGAATTACCGATATACTCGTCGTTGACCAGCTTGACCGCTCAGAGAAGTGGCGCAACCTCCTTGGGAAGAAATACCGCGATTACCGCCAGAAAGACGAGTTTTTATCCTTGGTCGAAGAGAACAGTATCCCAAGCCCAAAGGCCGTCGTGCATATGGGCGCCTGCAGCTCCACTACCGAAACCGACTCGGATATATTCATAAAAGATAATTACGAATATTCCAAAAAACTAGCCCGGTGGGCTCTTTCCCGCAAGGCCCCTTTCCTCTACGCTTCCTCGGCCGCCACTTACGGTAACGGCAGTAGCGGGTATAAGGACGATGAGGGGGGTCTCGATTCTTTGAGGCCGCTCAATATGTACGGTTACTCGAAACACATGTTCGATCTCTGGGCCAGAGAGGAGAGCCTTCTGGGAAAGATGACCGGCATCAAGTTCTTCAATGTCTTCGGGCCGAATGAATATCATAAGGGCGAGATGATGAGCGTTATCTGCAAGAAATACCCCGAACTGGTCAAAGATGACAGGATCACGCTTTTCAAATCCTACCGTGAAGAATATCCGGACGGTGGACAGAAGAGGGATTTTGTTTATATCAAGGATACGATAGAGGTGATGTGGTTCCTCTTCACTAATCCGAACATCACAGGTATCTATAACCTGGGTTCCGGCAGGGCGCGAAGCTGGAATGATCTTGCCCGTGCCATGTTCACGGCGCATTACGGCACCGCCGAGAACGAAGGGAAGATTGAATATGTCGATATGCCTGGGGAACTCCGCCCCAAATACCAGTATTACACCGAAGCCGATCTTACCAAGCTCAGAGAGGCCGGCTGTGACCATCAGTTCATGTCCCTTGAAGAAGCCGTAAGGGATTACGTGCGGTACTTAAGGGATAATTCCCATCTTTGAGGCAGATGAGGTGCCTATTTAAAGGTCTTGAATTCTTTTGTGACGGGATTGAATACCGTTATCCTGTTGCGGCCGCCGTTCTTGGATTCGTAAAGGGCGTGGTCCGCTTCACTGATAAGGTATTCCGGTTTGTAGTCCGGGCTCGCGTTGTATGAAGAAACCCCGAGGCTGAGGGTGACCCCGACGTGTTTATTCTCTACTTCTATTTCCGTGTTCTGCACCTTTTCTTTTATGCGGTCGGCTACTTCCAGGGCCTCTTCGGTAAGCTTTTTGAGCCTTTTGGCGACCGTCGCGGCTTCTTCCGGTCCGGCTTCCATAAGCAGTATGCCGAATTCTTCGCCGCCGTACCTTGCAACTATATCAGATGAGCGGACGTTCTCGGCGATTATGGCAGCAACCGTTTTGAGCATCTGGTCGCCCGCCAGATGTCCGTAGGTATCATTGAATTTCTTGAAATGATCTATGTCACACATGACAAGTGACAGGGGATTGCCGTAACGCTTGGAACGGGCGATCTCCCTTTCCAGGTGCTCCTTGAAGTATTTCTGGGTGTACAGTCCGGTCAGACCGTCGTGCACAGCCTGGTATTCGGCTATGCGTTTGTCGTGTTCTATCTTCGCGCTGTATTCTCGGTATATAAGCACGGATAAAAGCAGGACAAGCAGTACTATGAAGGATACCCTGGTGACATTCACCATATGCGAGTATTCGGAGAGCCCCCGTTTATATTCCTTGTTGATATCGTATACGAGCAGAGTGCCCACCTCGGTATCTCCATACCTGATAGGGTAGACGTATTCGGCGCTGAGTATATCGACCTCCTTGACGTCCTTGGCGGCGCTGCGCATAATGCCGTTCTCATCCCTGTATATGAAATTAACGTTAAGGAAAGGTATGTCGTTATATTTATCCAGGAATGTCTTGATATTCTCTATGGTCGGTGTCGGCACTTCCTTTTTAAAGCTCTGGTATATGGATGAGGCGAGTCTTTCGGCCCTTTCCAGGTTGTAAGAAGTGGGTTTTTCGATGAAATACTTGTACATGATGGCGCTTTGCCTGGTAAGCAGGAAGTTGAAGAGAAACCCACCTATGATGGACAAAAGCACCAGATAAGCTATGAACCTCGTTTTGAGGAATGAAAGTTTCATAATAATATATATTATATACGCCCCGCGCCGAGAAAGCAATATTTGCCCCCGAAGCCGGGGCAGGGTTTTGTTGAAAATCACCGGGTTATATGTTATAGTTTGTGTATTGTATTCAGCTGAAAGGAGCAATACCCATGGAAGAATTATATACTCCTAAAGACGTAGTCCAGATGGCCGTCCAGGCCAAGGAGCGGGGCAAGGAGCTTTATCTGGCGCTTGCCCGCAACAGCGAGAACTACCACGTGAGCAAACTATTCACCGAACTCGCCAAGGACGAGCAGAAACACAAGCTGGAGCTTGAGAAATGGCTCGACTATATCACCGGTGCCGACCAGGAGGAGGCCTATCCGGGAGAAAGGGCTCTTTACCTGAAAGCACTTGTCGATGACAACGCATACAGCTGCGATGTGACGACACGGCAGGCGCTTGAAAAGACCGTAAGCGAAGAGGAGGCTCTTCAGGCCGGGATAACGTTCGAGAAGGATTTCATGCTTTTTCTGCATGAACTCAAGAGCCATGTCACAGGTGAGGGCGGTACGACCATAGATTCGCTTATTGATGATGAAATACGGCACCTGAAGGAAATGTTCCAGCTGAAAGAGAAGATAGACAGGGCCGTCTAGAGCACGGCGTCCGGCTGGAAACAGACGGGTAAGATCTTCCTTACCGAGTTCATGGCGTAAATTTCATCAGCCTTAATAAGGTCCTCCACATGGAGGACCTTTTCTTTCACTGGCCGGTCCTTTTCTCGCAAAAGATGCTGTCTGAAAGTGCCCGGCAGGACCCCACAGGAGAGGGGAGGCGTCAGGTAATAGTTCCTTTTACGGATCATGATGTTGGTAACAGCGCCTTCGGTCACCTCATCCTCTCGGTTGGTGAAAATAACGTCAAAAAACCCCTCTTCGCGGCATTTTCGGAGTTTTCGGTCATAAAGGTCTCTTCTGGTGGTCTTGTGCCTGAGAAAATCATCGTTCCTGTCGGTCTTCTCTCTTGACAGGGCCAGTCTGGCAGGGGCCTCGGGAATTTCACCGAGAACGCGGCTGGTTATCTTCAATTCGCCTTCCGGACCGAGCAAAAGGCGAGTTCTGTACTTTCTCATGAGGCTGAAATCAGCGCTTGAGCTCTGAAGGGCACCATATATGAAATCTTCCCCGTAGGGGAAAGAGAACCTACGTGCGCTTTCGCGCAGGCGAGATAAGTGCTCCTCGAGCAGGAAGAACTCGCCGTCCTCCCAGAGAAGTGTTTCGATCAAACTGAAGTTTTCCATAAGGATTTACCCGTCAAGGTGTTACGTCTGTCTTCGTTGACTATTATTATAGATGTGATACAATAAAAACTCAATTGATTATTCTAAGCGCGTGCCAGTAGCTCAGCGGATAGAGTAGCGGCCTACGAAGCCGTTGGTCGGAGGTTCGAATCCTCCCTGGCACGCCATTATCCGGTCCTGAAATGAGCCTGCGAAAAGAAGGTAAACTTGCCCTTTTCATAGTTATTCTGGGGAGCATATCCATAATCCTGGAGAATGCCATTACCCAGTGGTATCTTTCCGAGCTTGTCGCTCATCTTCTCGATTTTGCCATCTTTTTCCTTTTTGTGACGGCCGCTGCTGCCGGCATTCTAAAGGCGCCGGATAAGAAGGAGTTCATCAGACGGAATATTCTGGAGATCGCACTGGCCGCGGTCGCCTCCGTCATGTTCTTCGCCTTTAAGTATTATCATTTCTTTATCGATGATTTCCAGGGTCATAGTATACCCGTCAAGCTCATAATAGCCATAACCATCATAAGCGCACTCAAGGTGTTCACCAGGGTAAATACTGTAAAATACGTCATTCAGAAGCTGAGCCTTCACCCGGCGCAGACCATTATGTTCAGTTTCATAGCCATAATCGTGACCGGAACTATCCTGCTTATGACCCCTTACGCCACCAGCGACGGAAGCCAGATGGGGTTTGTGAACTCCTTTTTCACCGCCACTTCCGCGACATGCGTGACGGGGCTTATCGTGGTGGATACGGCAACGCGTTTCTCTGTCCTGGGGCAGATCGTTATCATGCTGCTCATACAGTTCGGGGGACTCGGGATAATGATATTCGCCTATTTCACGGGGTTTATCGTGGGAAGGAAGCTTACCCTCGAGGACAGGCTCATGGTATCCTATATGCTTGATGAGAACGATTCCCGTAATCTGGCAAGGGGCGTCAAGAACATAGTGCTTCTAACTCTTCTTTTCGAGCTTGCTGGCGCTGTCCTTCTTTTCATGGCTTTCAAGTCCACGACGGGGGGTATACTAAGCACGGCCTTTTATTCGATCTTTCACGCGGTTTCGGCGTTCTGTAACGCAGGATTCGCTCTATTTTCGGATAACCTGGCTTCGTTCAAGTCTTACGGTTTTCTTAATTTCGTGATAGCCGGTCTTATCATAGCAGGCGGCATAAGTTTCGGCGTAATAACCAATTCGGCAAGGCACCTCAAGACGTCTTTTCGGAAAAGGTTTCTTGACAGGACGCAAAAGATCGAAAAACTCACTCTCAATACCAAGATCGTGCTCTATACTACAGCAACGCTTCTTCTTATAGGGACCCTTGTCATATACAAGATCGAGCACAAAAATATACTCACCGACAGCATCCAGACGCAGTACCTTGAATCATTTTTCCAGACGGTCACGCTGCGAACGGCCGGGTTCAACACGATGGATATTTCCAAACTGCATAAAGGCACCTTCATCCTGATGATACTTTTCATGTTCATAGGAGGGGCTTCCGGGTCCACCGCGGGAGGAGTAAAGGTCAATACCGTCGGTGTGGTCTGGGCCTATGTGCGT harbors:
- a CDS encoding aminotransferase class IV, which encodes MENFSLIETLLWEDGEFFLLEEHLSRLRESARRFSFPYGEDFIYGALQSSSADFSLMRKYRTRLLLGPEGELKITSRVLGEIPEAPARLALSREKTDRNDDFLRHKTTRRDLYDRKLRKCREEGFFDVIFTNREDEVTEGAVTNIMIRKRNYYLTPPLSCGVLPGTFRQHLLREKDRPVKEKVLHVEDLIKADEIYAMNSVRKILPVCFQPDAVL
- the rfaD gene encoding ADP-glyceromanno-heptose 6-epimerase; the protein is MIVLTGGAGFIGSCFLRKLNDEGITDILVVDQLDRSEKWRNLLGKKYRDYRQKDEFLSLVEENSIPSPKAVVHMGACSSTTETDSDIFIKDNYEYSKKLARWALSRKAPFLYASSAATYGNGSSGYKDDEGGLDSLRPLNMYGYSKHMFDLWAREESLLGKMTGIKFFNVFGPNEYHKGEMMSVICKKYPELVKDDRITLFKSYREEYPDGGQKRDFVYIKDTIEVMWFLFTNPNITGIYNLGSGRARSWNDLARAMFTAHYGTAENEGKIEYVDMPGELRPKYQYYTEADLTKLREAGCDHQFMSLEEAVRDYVRYLRDNSHL
- a CDS encoding diguanylate cyclase, whose product is MKLSFLKTRFIAYLVLLSIIGGFLFNFLLTRQSAIMYKYFIEKPTSYNLERAERLASSIYQSFKKEVPTPTIENIKTFLDKYNDIPFLNVNFIYRDENGIMRSAAKDVKEVDILSAEYVYPIRYGDTEVGTLLVYDINKEYKRGLSEYSHMVNVTRVSFIVLLVLLLSVLIYREYSAKIEHDKRIAEYQAVHDGLTGLYTQKYFKEHLEREIARSKRYGNPLSLVMCDIDHFKKFNDTYGHLAGDQMLKTVAAIIAENVRSSDIVARYGGEEFGILLMEAGPEEAATVAKRLKKLTEEALEVADRIKEKVQNTEIEVENKHVGVTLSLGVSSYNASPDYKPEYLISEADHALYESKNGGRNRITVFNPVTKEFKTFK
- the lpxD gene encoding UDP-3-O-(3-hydroxymyristoyl)glucosamine N-acyltransferase, whose translation is MKKILTNLYMKAKTMSGDLSLSANEIATFLGGSVKGDGGVRIKDISSITFSREGDITFASDGEELDAACKSPASCVLTTVAKDSYPKTVILVDDLKRALTMMYNAMLEIKPPEKGSVHPTAVVSESARLGKNVAVGPYSVIGDNSRIGDNCVIGSGCSIGREVTVGELSHIYPNVVIYDQTVMGRKVIVHSGSVIGSDGFGYVPKDGKIYKVPQMGNVIIEDNVEIGANTCIDRGTFTTTVVGDSTKIDNLVQVAHNTRIARNVLIAGQCGIAGSCEIGEGTMMGGNAGIADHSKVGSNVKIGAKTGVTGRVADGKTVFGYPHREAEDARKLYGLMSLFLRHMKKFKRFIRSLPEQ
- a CDS encoding TrkH family potassium uptake protein, with protein sequence MSLRKEGKLALFIVILGSISIILENAITQWYLSELVAHLLDFAIFFLFVTAAAAGILKAPDKKEFIRRNILEIALAAVASVMFFAFKYYHFFIDDFQGHSIPVKLIIAITIISALKVFTRVNTVKYVIQKLSLHPAQTIMFSFIAIIVTGTILLMTPYATSDGSQMGFVNSFFTATSATCVTGLIVVDTATRFSVLGQIVIMLLIQFGGLGIMIFAYFTGFIVGRKLTLEDRLMVSYMLDENDSRNLARGVKNIVLLTLLFELAGAVLLFMAFKSTTGGILSTAFYSIFHAVSAFCNAGFALFSDNLASFKSYGFLNFVIAGLIIAGGISFGVITNSARHLKTSFRKRFLDRTQKIEKLTLNTKIVLYTTATLLLIGTLVIYKIEHKNILTDSIQTQYLESFFQTVTLRTAGFNTMDISKLHKGTFILMILFMFIGGASGSTAGGVKVNTVGVVWAYVRSVFNNKDEVVLLKHTISKDLINQAFLVVLLSASVIFSGALLLMLFEHDKLFHELVFESFSAFGTVGLSTGITPKLTAFSKMVITALMFIGRVGPLTVVAAISQKTLRYGISYPEGKVSIG